One window of Sinorhizobium numidicum genomic DNA carries:
- a CDS encoding amino acid permease → MSDYTEVDKKQDLHILHSMGYAQELERRMSQFSNFAVSFSIICILSGGINSLAQATSGAGGAAIGIGWPLGCFISLVFAIAMAQISSAYPTAGGLYHWGSILGNRFTGWLTAWFNLLGLVTVLGAINVGTYYFFMGSFGVPYFGLEDTTTTRIVFLATITGAQALVNHMGIALTAKLTDFSGYLIFATAILLAIVCLAAADSYEIGRLFTFSNYSGEAGGSVWPQTSGTWVFLLGLLLPIYTITGYDASAHTSEETVKAAESVPRGMVSSVLWSALFGYIMLCAFVLMIPNMDEAAKQGWNVFFWAMDSQVNPFIKDILYLAILVSQWLCGLATVTSVSRMIFAFSRDGGLPASKALSKVSPTYRTPVAAIWTGSILAVLFVWGSSLVSIGDTPVYTIVVSCTVIFLFFSFAIPITLGLFAWGSSKWDKMGPWNLGEGMFKLFAILSIIAMVLIFVLGIQPPNDWALYITVGFLIVTGIVWFGFESRRFRGPPIGDEVARRQAEIAAAEKAVGEV, encoded by the coding sequence ATGTCAGACTATACCGAAGTCGATAAGAAGCAGGATTTACACATCCTGCATTCTATGGGCTATGCCCAGGAACTTGAGCGGCGAATGAGTCAGTTCTCGAATTTCGCCGTGTCCTTCTCGATCATTTGCATTCTGTCCGGCGGCATCAACTCGTTGGCGCAGGCGACGTCCGGCGCCGGCGGTGCTGCGATCGGTATCGGCTGGCCGCTCGGCTGCTTCATCTCGCTGGTCTTCGCCATCGCGATGGCGCAGATCAGCTCCGCCTATCCGACTGCCGGCGGCCTCTATCATTGGGGTTCAATTCTCGGCAATCGCTTCACCGGCTGGCTGACTGCATGGTTCAACCTGCTCGGTCTGGTGACCGTTCTCGGCGCCATCAACGTCGGCACCTATTATTTCTTCATGGGTTCGTTCGGTGTGCCGTATTTCGGCCTGGAAGATACGACGACCACCCGTATCGTCTTCCTGGCGACCATCACCGGCGCGCAGGCCCTCGTAAATCATATGGGCATCGCGCTCACGGCGAAGCTCACCGACTTCTCGGGCTACCTGATCTTCGCAACCGCTATCCTGCTCGCAATCGTCTGCCTTGCGGCTGCGGACAGCTACGAAATCGGCCGGCTGTTCACCTTCTCGAACTATTCGGGCGAAGCGGGCGGCAGTGTCTGGCCGCAGACCTCCGGAACCTGGGTCTTCCTGCTCGGCCTGCTGCTGCCGATCTATACGATCACCGGTTACGACGCCTCCGCCCATACTTCGGAAGAAACGGTGAAGGCCGCCGAGTCGGTACCGCGGGGCATGGTATCCTCCGTGCTCTGGTCGGCACTCTTCGGCTACATCATGCTCTGCGCCTTCGTGCTGATGATCCCGAACATGGACGAGGCCGCCAAGCAGGGCTGGAACGTCTTCTTCTGGGCGATGGACTCGCAGGTCAACCCATTCATCAAGGATATCCTCTATCTCGCTATCCTCGTTAGCCAGTGGCTCTGCGGTCTGGCGACGGTCACTTCGGTTTCCCGCATGATCTTCGCCTTCTCGCGTGACGGCGGCCTGCCGGCCTCGAAGGCACTCTCGAAGGTGAGCCCCACCTATCGCACGCCGGTTGCGGCGATCTGGACGGGCTCCATCCTTGCCGTGCTCTTCGTCTGGGGCTCGTCGCTGGTGTCGATCGGCGATACGCCGGTCTATACGATCGTCGTTTCCTGCACGGTTATCTTCCTGTTCTTCTCCTTCGCGATCCCGATCACGCTCGGCCTTTTTGCCTGGGGAAGCTCGAAGTGGGATAAGATGGGGCCGTGGAACCTTGGTGAGGGCATGTTCAAGCTCTTCGCGATCCTGTCGATCATCGCGATGGTGCTGATCTTCGTTCTTGGAATTCAGCCGCCGAACGACTGGGCGCTCTACATCACCGTCGGCTTCCTGATCGTGACCGGCATTGTCTGGTTCGGTTTCGAAAGCCGCCGCTTCCGTGGACCGCCGATCGGCGACGAGGTCGCGCGCCGCCAGGCAGAGATCGCCGCTGCCGAAAAGGCCGTCGGCGAGGTCTAA
- a CDS encoding N-formylglutamate amidohydrolase, with translation MTGLLTQAEGDPVAIENADAKGPFVFVCEHASRRLPERLGTLGLSPEALESHIAWDPGALAVAKRLTEKLDGTLIHQRFSRLAYDCNRPPESDAATPAMSEVYEVPGNRTMSAAERQARVDELYLPFHDAVAQFVSDRKAAGRRPVLVTMHSFTPVYFGKPRAVEIGILHDADSRLADRMLAVATTGEVAYDIRRNEPYGPADGVTHSLIEYGIRYGLPNVMIEIRNDLIRDEVSQRVMADYLEGLLAKGVAALPAK, from the coding sequence TTGACGGGACTTTTGACGCAGGCGGAAGGTGATCCGGTCGCCATCGAGAATGCGGACGCGAAGGGGCCGTTCGTTTTCGTCTGCGAGCATGCGTCGCGCCGCTTGCCGGAGCGACTGGGAACGCTGGGGCTTTCGCCGGAGGCACTGGAGAGCCACATCGCCTGGGATCCGGGCGCGCTTGCGGTCGCCAAGCGTCTCACCGAGAAACTCGACGGCACACTCATCCATCAGCGCTTTTCACGCCTCGCCTATGATTGCAACAGGCCGCCGGAGTCCGATGCGGCGACGCCTGCCATGAGCGAAGTCTACGAGGTGCCGGGCAACAGAACGATGTCCGCCGCCGAGCGCCAGGCGCGCGTGGATGAACTCTATCTACCGTTTCACGATGCCGTGGCGCAGTTCGTCAGCGACCGCAAGGCCGCGGGCAGGCGGCCCGTGCTCGTGACCATGCACAGCTTCACGCCGGTCTATTTCGGCAAGCCGCGCGCGGTTGAAATCGGCATCCTGCACGATGCCGACAGCCGGCTCGCCGATCGCATGCTTGCGGTCGCGACGACCGGAGAGGTCGCTTATGACATCCGCCGCAACGAGCCCTACGGGCCTGCCGACGGGGTGACGCATAGCCTGATTGAATATGGCATCCGCTATGGATTGCCGAACGTGATGATCGAGATCAGAAACGATCTCATTCGGGATGAGGTCAGCCAAAGGGTCATGGCTGATTATCTGGAAGGCCTGCTCGCCAAAGGCGTAGCCGCCCTTCCGGCAAAATAA
- a CDS encoding MurR/RpiR family transcriptional regulator: MSSNTASMTVSDVINAHFAALTRAEKQLAETLLDNYPVSGLGSITTVAENAGVSTPTVARMVQKLGFRGFPDFQARLHQELEATLSNPIAKHDRWAASAPGTHTLNRFADAVMGNMRATLAQIEPREFDAAAALIADRRRNIYLVGGRITRSMADYLFTHLQVIRTGVTQIAANPSSWPHYVLDMKQGDVLILFDIRRYEQEMETLARFARNRGVEIILFTDQWGSPVAKSSSKVFRAQIEVPSAWDSSVVLLFLVEALIEAVQSSNWDETRDRMKTLEGLFDSTRIFRKPV; this comes from the coding sequence TTGAGCAGCAACACGGCATCGATGACAGTGTCGGATGTGATCAACGCACATTTCGCCGCGTTGACGCGCGCCGAAAAGCAATTGGCGGAGACACTTCTCGACAACTACCCGGTCTCCGGCCTCGGCTCCATCACCACAGTCGCCGAGAATGCCGGCGTTTCGACGCCGACAGTCGCGCGGATGGTGCAGAAGCTGGGCTTCCGCGGATTTCCGGACTTTCAGGCGAGGCTCCACCAGGAACTCGAGGCGACGCTTTCCAACCCGATCGCCAAGCATGACCGCTGGGCGGCAAGCGCGCCCGGCACGCATACGCTCAATCGCTTCGCCGACGCGGTGATGGGCAATATGCGCGCGACGCTGGCGCAGATCGAACCGCGCGAATTCGATGCGGCGGCGGCCCTCATCGCCGATCGCAGGCGCAACATCTATCTCGTTGGCGGGCGCATCACCCGCTCGATGGCCGATTATCTCTTCACCCATCTGCAGGTCATCCGCACCGGCGTCACGCAGATCGCCGCCAATCCGAGTTCCTGGCCGCATTACGTGCTCGACATGAAGCAGGGCGATGTCCTGATCCTGTTCGATATCCGCCGCTACGAGCAGGAGATGGAAACGCTCGCCCGCTTCGCCCGCAATCGCGGCGTCGAAATCATCCTCTTCACCGACCAATGGGGCTCGCCCGTCGCCAAGTCCTCTTCCAAGGTTTTTCGCGCGCAGATCGAAGTGCCCTCCGCCTGGGACAGTTCGGTCGTGCTGCTCTTCCTGGTCGAGGCGCTGATCGAAGCCGTGCAGAGCTCGAATTGGGATGAAACCCGGGATCGAATGAAGACGCTCGAAGGTCTGTTCGATTCGACGCGCATATTCCGCAAGCCGGTCTAG
- a CDS encoding ABC transporter substrate-binding protein → MISKTQRLLSLSTAMLLTTTALAAAEPSEELIAAAKKEGTLTTIALPHSWCGYGDVIAGFKAKYGLEVNELNPDAGSGDEIEAIKANKGNTGPQAPDVIDVGLSFGPSAKAEGLIQPYKVSTWDTIPDSAKDADGYWYGDYYGVLSFVVNTDIVKEVPKDWADLKKSDYANSVALAGDPRASNQAVQAVYAAGLAAGEKDPVKAGEAGLAFFAEVNKAGNFVPVIGKSASLAQGSTPIIIAWDYNGLSWRDSLNGNPPVEVVVPASGVVAGVYVQAISAFAPHPNAAKLWMEYLYSDEGQLGWLKGYCHPIRFNDLVKNGKVPQEMLDKLPPAASYEKAVFPTLEEQAAGKEAITTKWDSVVGANVQ, encoded by the coding sequence GTGATTTCAAAGACTCAACGCCTGCTCTCGCTCTCGACCGCCATGCTGCTGACAACGACGGCCCTCGCCGCTGCCGAGCCGAGCGAAGAGCTCATCGCAGCCGCCAAGAAGGAAGGCACGCTGACCACGATCGCGCTGCCGCACAGCTGGTGCGGCTATGGCGACGTGATCGCCGGCTTCAAGGCGAAGTACGGCCTCGAAGTCAACGAGCTGAACCCGGACGCAGGCTCCGGTGACGAGATCGAGGCGATCAAGGCCAACAAGGGCAATACCGGCCCGCAGGCGCCGGACGTGATCGACGTCGGCCTCTCCTTCGGCCCCTCGGCCAAGGCCGAGGGGCTGATCCAGCCCTACAAGGTCTCGACCTGGGACACGATCCCGGATAGCGCCAAGGATGCCGATGGCTATTGGTACGGCGATTACTACGGTGTTCTTTCCTTCGTCGTGAACACCGACATCGTCAAAGAAGTGCCGAAGGACTGGGCCGACCTCAAGAAGTCGGACTATGCGAACTCGGTCGCGCTCGCGGGCGATCCGCGCGCCTCGAACCAGGCTGTGCAGGCCGTCTATGCCGCCGGGCTTGCAGCCGGCGAAAAGGATCCGGTCAAGGCCGGCGAAGCGGGCCTCGCCTTCTTTGCCGAAGTCAACAAGGCCGGTAACTTCGTCCCGGTCATCGGCAAGTCCGCCTCGCTCGCCCAGGGCTCGACGCCGATCATCATCGCCTGGGATTACAACGGCCTCTCCTGGCGCGACAGCTTGAACGGCAACCCGCCGGTCGAAGTCGTCGTTCCGGCCTCCGGCGTCGTCGCCGGCGTCTACGTCCAGGCGATCTCGGCCTTTGCCCCGCATCCGAACGCCGCCAAGCTCTGGATGGAATATCTCTATTCGGACGAAGGCCAGCTTGGCTGGCTGAAGGGCTATTGCCACCCGATCCGCTTCAACGATCTCGTCAAGAACGGCAAGGTTCCGCAGGAAATGCTCGACAAGCTGCCGCCTGCCGCATCCTATGAGAAGGCCGTTTTCCCGACGCTCGAAGAGCAGGCCGCCGGCAAGGAGGCGATCACCACCAAGTGGGATAGCGTCGTCGGCGCCAACGTACAGTAG
- a CDS encoding ABC transporter permease, with protein MTTTTATAPLISKRTIIDWLGIAPFMIFALMFLVVPTLYLVTGAFLTPEGEFTFKNIGDLFTPSIISAYWISIRVSVASSLGGAVIGFFLAWAIVLGGVPSWVRSGLLTFSGVASNFAGVPLAFAFLATLGRTGLVTVFLREWFGFNLYSTGFNLLSFFGLTITYMYFQIPLMVLILTPALDGMKKEWREAAEILGASTWQYWRMVALPILWPSLLGTTLLLFANAFGAIATAYALTGSSLNIVPILLYAQIRGDVLHNPNLGYALALGMIVITGISNILYIWLRMRAERWQK; from the coding sequence ATGACAACGACGACAGCAACAGCACCTCTGATCAGCAAACGAACGATCATCGACTGGCTCGGCATCGCACCTTTCATGATTTTCGCGCTGATGTTCCTGGTCGTTCCGACGCTCTATCTCGTCACCGGCGCCTTTCTGACACCCGAGGGTGAGTTCACCTTCAAGAACATCGGCGATCTCTTCACGCCCTCGATCATCAGTGCCTATTGGATCTCGATCCGGGTATCGGTCGCCTCCTCGCTCGGCGGCGCGGTGATCGGCTTCTTTCTCGCCTGGGCGATCGTGCTCGGCGGCGTGCCGAGTTGGGTCCGTTCCGGCCTCCTCACCTTCTCCGGCGTCGCATCGAACTTCGCCGGCGTACCGCTCGCCTTCGCCTTTTTGGCAACGCTCGGCCGCACCGGTCTCGTCACCGTTTTCCTGCGCGAGTGGTTCGGCTTCAATCTCTATTCGACCGGCTTCAATCTCCTAAGCTTTTTCGGCCTCACCATTACCTACATGTATTTCCAGATACCGCTGATGGTGCTGATCCTGACGCCGGCGCTCGACGGCATGAAAAAGGAATGGCGCGAGGCCGCCGAAATCCTCGGCGCCTCGACCTGGCAGTACTGGCGTATGGTGGCGCTGCCGATTCTCTGGCCAAGCCTGCTCGGCACGACGCTCCTGCTTTTCGCCAACGCCTTCGGCGCGATCGCGACTGCCTATGCATTGACCGGCAGTTCGCTCAACATCGTTCCGATCCTCCTCTATGCGCAGATCCGCGGCGACGTCCTGCACAATCCGAACCTCGGTTATGCACTTGCGCTCGGGATGATCGTCATCACCGGCATTTCCAATATTCTCTACATCTGGCTGCGGATGCGCGCCGAACGGTGGCAGAAATGA
- a CDS encoding ABC transporter permease yields MKAQRLGAWIAIAIGASYFIVPLLGTLEFSLRMRRGEYSFDAYRSVFSDIQFRETFGYSIVMALLTIVFGMLLVVPTAYWVRLRLPQVRPVVEFITLLPLVIPAIVIVFGYLRLYNSSSLLPLTGSTSGTNALLMFSYMTLSLPYMYRAVDTAMRAIDVRTLTEAAESLGAKWPTILFRCIFPNVMSGVLSGSFITFAIVMGEFTMAALLNRPAFGPYLQLVGANKAYEPSALAVIAFAITWLSMGLIQLVSRIQKSAPAKA; encoded by the coding sequence ATGAAAGCACAACGCCTCGGCGCCTGGATCGCCATCGCCATCGGAGCGAGCTACTTCATCGTCCCGCTGCTCGGTACGCTGGAATTCTCGCTGCGCATGCGCCGTGGTGAATATTCCTTCGACGCCTACCGTTCCGTCTTCTCCGACATTCAGTTCCGAGAGACGTTCGGCTATTCGATAGTGATGGCGCTGCTGACGATCGTCTTCGGCATGCTGCTCGTGGTACCGACGGCATACTGGGTGCGGCTGCGCCTGCCACAGGTGCGTCCCGTCGTCGAATTCATCACGCTTCTGCCGCTCGTCATCCCGGCAATCGTCATCGTCTTCGGCTATCTGCGGCTCTATAATTCCTCATCGCTGCTGCCGCTGACCGGCTCGACCTCCGGCACCAACGCGCTTCTGATGTTTTCCTACATGACGCTGTCGCTTCCCTACATGTACCGCGCCGTCGATACCGCGATGCGGGCTATCGATGTCAGAACGTTGACGGAGGCCGCCGAGAGCCTCGGCGCCAAATGGCCGACGATCCTCTTCCGCTGCATCTTCCCCAACGTGATGAGCGGCGTTCTTTCCGGCTCCTTCATCACCTTCGCGATCGTCATGGGCGAGTTCACCATGGCGGCGCTGCTCAACCGACCGGCCTTCGGCCCCTATCTGCAGCTCGTCGGCGCCAACAAGGCCTACGAGCCTTCGGCGCTTGCCGTGATCGCATTTGCCATCACTTGGCTCAGCATGGGACTGATCCAGCTTGTCTCCCGCATCCAGAAATCCGCTCCGGCCAAGGCTTGA
- a CDS encoding ABC transporter ATP-binding protein, with product MAFLKLTSIQKSFGPVQVVHNFDMGIDKGEFVSFLGPSGCGKTTILRMIAGFETPSGGSIIIDGKDQGRLKPNQRNIGMVFQAYALFPNMNVHDNVAFGLKVAGNSKTEIDKRVKQMLGLIKLAHLADRFPYQLSGGQQQRVALARALAVKPQVLLLDEPLSALDAKIRVSLREEIRQIQQQLGITTVFVTHDQEEALSISDRIVVMNAGRADQIGTPFEIYNTPANRFVASFVGTLNIIEGKVADPATGAVTIGGHRISLKEPIAGFKGGDSISLALRPEAGSIAEGARGDTALPGEVVSRSFLGSVIRTKLRIGDDIISFDMFNDPGMTPPVAGETVTLRFAAKDLLVIRE from the coding sequence ATGGCGTTCCTGAAACTGACGAGTATCCAGAAATCCTTCGGGCCGGTTCAGGTCGTGCATAATTTCGACATGGGCATCGACAAAGGCGAGTTCGTTTCCTTTCTCGGGCCGTCCGGCTGCGGCAAGACCACCATCCTGCGGATGATCGCCGGTTTCGAGACGCCCTCCGGCGGGTCGATCATCATCGACGGCAAGGACCAGGGTAGGCTGAAACCGAATCAGCGCAACATCGGCATGGTGTTCCAGGCCTATGCGCTTTTCCCGAACATGAACGTGCATGACAATGTTGCTTTCGGCCTCAAGGTCGCGGGCAATTCCAAAACGGAGATTGATAAACGGGTGAAGCAGATGCTCGGGCTCATCAAGCTCGCGCATTTGGCGGACCGCTTCCCCTATCAATTGTCCGGCGGCCAGCAGCAACGCGTGGCGCTTGCCCGCGCGCTTGCGGTCAAGCCGCAAGTGCTGCTGCTAGACGAGCCACTCTCCGCACTTGACGCGAAGATACGCGTTTCGCTGCGTGAAGAGATCCGGCAGATCCAGCAGCAGCTCGGCATCACCACCGTCTTCGTGACGCACGACCAGGAGGAGGCACTGTCGATCTCCGACCGAATCGTCGTCATGAATGCTGGCCGCGCCGACCAGATCGGCACTCCCTTCGAGATCTACAACACGCCGGCAAACCGCTTCGTCGCCTCTTTCGTCGGCACCCTCAACATCATCGAAGGCAAGGTGGCGGACCCCGCCACCGGCGCAGTCACGATCGGCGGCCACCGCATTTCGCTGAAAGAGCCTATCGCCGGTTTCAAGGGCGGCGACAGCATTTCGCTGGCGCTGCGGCCGGAGGCGGGCTCAATCGCCGAGGGCGCCAGGGGCGATACCGCGCTCCCAGGCGAAGTCGTCTCGAGGAGCTTCCTCGGCTCCGTCATACGCACCAAGCTGCGGATCGGCGACGACATCATCTCGTTCGACATGTTCAACGACCCAGGCATGACCCCGCCCGTTGCCGGCGAGACCGTCACGCTCCGCTTCGCCGCCAAGGACCTGCTCGTCATCCGCGAATAG
- a CDS encoding 6,7-dimethyl-8-ribityllumazine synthase, with protein MTILSHPSTRIAVIRARWHADIVDQCVDAFVAQWIKLGGNAADVEIFDVPGALEIPLHAQSLARSGRYSAILGTAFVVNGGIYRHDFVAGTVLDGMMRVQLDSGVPVLSAVLTPHNFQESEPLIAFFRDHFVVKGEEAANACAQLLDARAKLALIDA; from the coding sequence ATGACCATTCTTTCCCACCCCTCCACCAGGATCGCCGTTATTCGCGCCCGGTGGCACGCCGATATCGTCGACCAGTGCGTCGATGCTTTCGTTGCACAATGGATAAAACTCGGCGGCAATGCGGCCGATGTCGAAATCTTCGACGTTCCCGGTGCGCTCGAAATTCCGCTTCACGCACAGAGCCTCGCCAGGAGCGGCCGCTATTCGGCGATCCTCGGAACGGCCTTCGTCGTCAATGGCGGCATCTATCGCCATGACTTCGTCGCTGGCACGGTGCTCGATGGCATGATGCGCGTGCAACTCGACAGCGGCGTGCCGGTGCTCTCCGCTGTGCTGACGCCACACAACTTTCAGGAAAGCGAACCGCTGATCGCCTTCTTCCGCGATCATTTCGTCGTCAAGGGTGAGGAAGCCGCAAACGCCTGTGCCCAGCTCCTCGATGCGCGCGCCAAGCTGGCGCTGATCGACGCCTAA
- a CDS encoding helix-turn-helix domain-containing protein, translated as MTFQPRMQNKISGFSVIGGLHRREWNGIIADVWDVKCDPHAGGYYVSEDPRMFIVLDAKGAGHCDIRLAAKGKAEVQNEHRRALSYIPGGTEIWADLVGVQYIRHLDLHFNLDALSRRLMEDLEPSRFATPRLMFQDQRFLGLAELIAAECLNPQPRHDLYGDGLTQAFFIDLMKIGKSKPRKRSQLAGWQLRRAVDFIEENSARNVRLEELAGLTGLSQSHFSHAFKASTGVAPHQWQMNARVVRAKQLLRQNGMSLTAVAAETGFSDQAHFTRVFRKIVGITPALWRKSRVS; from the coding sequence ATGACATTTCAGCCGCGCATGCAAAACAAGATCAGCGGTTTTTCTGTCATAGGCGGCCTGCATCGCCGTGAGTGGAACGGCATCATCGCAGATGTGTGGGACGTTAAATGCGATCCGCACGCCGGCGGCTATTATGTTTCAGAAGACCCGCGCATGTTCATCGTGCTTGACGCCAAGGGTGCAGGCCATTGTGACATCAGACTTGCAGCGAAGGGCAAAGCCGAAGTTCAAAATGAGCATCGGCGCGCCCTCTCCTACATACCCGGTGGAACCGAAATCTGGGCTGACCTCGTGGGCGTCCAATATATCCGCCATCTCGATCTGCATTTTAACCTCGACGCGCTCAGCCGCCGTCTGATGGAAGATCTTGAGCCTAGCCGGTTCGCAACACCCCGACTCATGTTTCAGGATCAGCGTTTTCTCGGGCTCGCCGAGCTGATCGCCGCCGAATGCCTCAATCCTCAGCCGCGCCATGATCTCTATGGCGACGGGCTGACGCAGGCGTTCTTTATCGACCTGATGAAGATCGGCAAGAGCAAGCCGCGCAAACGCAGCCAATTGGCGGGCTGGCAATTGCGCCGCGCGGTCGACTTCATCGAGGAAAACAGCGCCCGGAACGTCCGGCTCGAGGAACTCGCGGGCCTCACCGGCCTCTCGCAATCCCACTTCAGCCATGCCTTCAAGGCCTCCACAGGAGTCGCGCCGCATCAATGGCAGATGAATGCGCGGGTCGTTCGCGCCAAGCAGCTCTTGCGCCAGAACGGCATGTCGCTGACGGCCGTTGCGGCGGAGACGGGTTTTTCCGACCAGGCGCATTTCACCCGTGTCTTCCGCAAGATCGTCGGCATCACGCCGGCACTGTGGAGAAAGAGCCGAGTGTCCTGA